The Bacteroidales bacterium genome includes a window with the following:
- a CDS encoding 4Fe-4S binding protein — protein MKSRDIIVSKLTQITSLLITIFLICIIAINRDKQVFGISIEEKKKNNNITFSNGNTIVNTSNIVSDIKGFAGATHLEIHINSNGIISKIRPLKNSESPRFFNTLEKNGLYAEWVGLTPQEALEKQVDAISGATYSSNAVIKTFNSAMEYVINNKIVSSYDITEFFSIKNIIAILIILFSITLPLFTKNRIIRYLQLIINILILGVWCGTFLSLSMIVNFVSNGVDNINIIIPLLLIIIAFIYPLFGKKQYYCTWVCPYGASQEIINSISPFKINISNKTNKILKIVQKILWIIIMFIMCSGLYFDIMDYEAFTIFIYNQAYIPALIIGFTFLVLSLFVKRPYCKYICPTGYLIRFAERSNYKINNK, from the coding sequence ATGAAAAGCAGAGACATAATAGTATCCAAATTAACACAAATTACATCCTTATTAATAACTATATTTCTAATATGTATAATAGCGATTAATAGGGATAAACAAGTTTTCGGAATTTCAATTGAAGAAAAGAAAAAAAACAACAATATAACATTCTCCAATGGTAACACAATAGTAAACACATCAAATATAGTCAGTGACATTAAAGGCTTTGCAGGAGCAACACATTTAGAAATTCACATTAATTCAAATGGTATAATATCTAAAATAAGACCTCTAAAGAATAGCGAATCTCCTCGTTTTTTCAATACTCTTGAAAAGAATGGATTATATGCAGAATGGGTAGGTTTAACCCCACAAGAAGCATTAGAGAAGCAAGTAGATGCAATATCAGGAGCAACATACTCTTCAAATGCTGTAATTAAAACATTTAACTCTGCAATGGAGTATGTGATAAATAACAAAATAGTATCTTCCTATGATATTACTGAGTTCTTTTCAATAAAAAACATTATAGCAATATTAATTATTTTATTTTCTATTACACTACCTCTTTTTACAAAAAATAGAATCATTAGATATTTACAACTAATTATTAATATTCTTATATTGGGAGTATGGTGCGGAACATTTTTGTCATTATCAATGATTGTCAATTTTGTTTCAAATGGTGTTGACAATATCAATATAATAATACCATTGCTTCTTATTATCATAGCATTTATCTATCCACTATTTGGCAAAAAACAGTATTATTGCACATGGGTGTGTCCGTATGGGGCATCTCAGGAGATAATAAACAGTATATCACCATTTAAAATTAACATATCAAATAAAACCAATAAGATACTTAAAATAGTACAAAAAATTTTGTGGATTATAATTATGTTTATAATGTGCTCAGGTCTATACTTTGACATAATGGACTATGAAGCATTTACAATTTTCATCTATAATCAAGCATATATTCCTGCATTAATAATTGGTTTTACATTTTTAGTATTATCTTTGTTTGTCAAGCGACCTTATTGTAAATATATTTGCCCTACTGGATATTTAATACGTTTCGCTGAAAGGAGTAATTATAAAATAAACAATAAATAA